One genomic window of Tenacibaculum tangerinum includes the following:
- a CDS encoding IS3 family transposase (programmed frameshift), producing the protein MRKSKFSPTQIAKILKEFDNGKPVPEITREHGVSAAAFYKWRSKYAGMNSKELKRLKELEEENRKLKQMYATLALDHQMAKEIIEKKPIKPCRKRSITKELIHYGISRACRVLKMSKSVYYYKPLVKDDSEVEQALKQKAEQHSEEGFWKAYDRLRNEGKSWNHKRMHRVYVALGLPLRPKAKKRLPARIKEPLEVPQQINHTWSMDFVTDVLENKRRFRAFNIIDDYNREALHIEIDFSLTSNRIVWVLNHLINKKGKPTKIRMDNGTEFIAHITNEWSRMHDIEFKYIQPGKPTQNAFVERFNGSYRRGVLNKYIFENIDQVREQTQIWMDDYNNHRPHDALGKIPPVKYAQKQHDAAARLILK; encoded by the exons ATGAGAAAAAGTAAATTTAGTCCGACACAAATCGCAAAGATTTTAAAGGAGTTTGATAACGGTAAGCCAGTGCCAGAGATTACTCGTGAACATGGTGTAAGTGCTGCGGCCTTTTACAAATGGAGAAGTAAGTATGCAGGTATGAACTCCAAGGAGCTTAAGCGTTTAAAAGAATTGGAAGAAGAAAACCGTAAACTTAAGCAAATGTATGCCACACTTGCTCTTGACCATCAAATGGCAAAGGAGATTATAGAAAAAAAGC CTATAAAGCCTTGTCGTAAGCGAAGTATTACGAAAGAACTTATTCATTACGGCATCAGCAGGGCGTGCCGTGTTCTTAAAATGAGTAAGAGCGTTTACTATTATAAGCCATTGGTTAAGGACGATTCTGAAGTAGAACAGGCATTGAAGCAAAAAGCAGAACAACATTCAGAAGAAGGGTTTTGGAAAGCTTACGACAGATTACGCAATGAAGGGAAATCTTGGAATCATAAGCGTATGCACAGAGTATATGTAGCATTAGGGCTTCCTTTAAGACCAAAAGCAAAGAAACGATTACCAGCAAGAATAAAAGAACCACTTGAAGTTCCTCAACAAATCAACCATACTTGGAGTATGGACTTCGTAACAGACGTTTTAGAAAATAAAAGACGCTTTAGGGCATTTAATATTATCGATGATTATAACAGAGAAGCGCTGCATATAGAGATCGACTTTTCCTTAACCAGTAATCGTATTGTATGGGTACTTAATCACCTTATCAATAAAAAAGGAAAACCTACAAAGATCAGAATGGATAATGGTACTGAATTTATCGCACATATAACCAATGAATGGAGTAGGATGCACGATATTGAATTTAAGTACATACAGCCTGGAAAACCAACTCAAAATGCATTTGTGGAGCGATTCAACGGTTCCTATCGAAGAGGTGTACTCAATAAATATATTTTTGAGAATATAGATCAAGTAAGAGAACAAACACAGATATGGATGGATGATTATAACAATCATAGGCCACACGATGCTTTGGGTAAAATTCCACCTGTAAAATATGCTCAAAAGCAACATGACGCTGCCGCTAGGCTCATTTTAAAATAA
- the lpdA gene encoding dihydrolipoyl dehydrogenase — protein MKYDLIVIGSGPGGYIAAIRAAQLGSKVAIIEKYSTLGGTCLNVGCIPSKALLDSSHHYYDAVHHFEEHGISVEKPSFDFGKMIARKANVVETTTGGIKYLMDKNNIEVYEGLGSFEDATHVKITKNDGSEETIEATNIIIATGSKPSSLPFITLDKERIITSTEALKLPEVPKHLLVIGGGVIGLELGSVFKRLGAEVTVIEYAPTITPTMDKDVSKELTKVLKKQGMKINASHGVTAVERKGDEVVVTATNKKGEEVTFTGDYCLVAVGRRPYTEGLALENAGVKVTERGMVEVNDHLQTNVSNIYAIGDVVRGAMLAHKAEEEGVVVAEYLAGQKPHIDYNLIPGIVYTWPEVAAVGKTEDELKEAKVDYKVGKFSMRALGRSRASGDLDGFVKVLADKNTDEILGVHMVGARVADLIMEAAVAMEYRASAEDLARICHGHPTYSEAVKEAAKAAWDGQPLNA, from the coding sequence ATGAAATACGATTTAATCGTTATAGGTTCTGGTCCAGGAGGGTATATTGCTGCTATCAGAGCCGCTCAATTAGGTTCTAAAGTGGCTATTATCGAAAAATACTCGACTTTAGGCGGAACTTGTCTAAATGTTGGATGTATTCCTTCAAAAGCGTTACTAGATTCTTCACATCATTACTATGATGCCGTACATCATTTTGAAGAACACGGAATTTCTGTTGAAAAACCTTCTTTTGACTTCGGAAAAATGATAGCTCGTAAAGCAAATGTAGTAGAAACTACTACAGGAGGTATCAAATATTTAATGGATAAAAACAATATTGAGGTTTACGAAGGTTTAGGTTCTTTTGAAGATGCTACGCACGTAAAAATCACTAAAAATGATGGTTCTGAAGAAACTATTGAAGCAACTAACATTATTATAGCTACAGGTTCTAAACCGTCTTCTTTACCTTTTATTACGCTTGATAAAGAGCGAATTATTACTTCTACTGAAGCCTTAAAACTTCCTGAAGTTCCTAAACATTTATTAGTAATTGGCGGTGGTGTTATCGGTTTAGAGTTAGGTTCTGTTTTCAAGCGTTTAGGCGCTGAGGTAACGGTTATCGAATATGCACCTACGATTACGCCAACCATGGATAAAGATGTTTCTAAAGAATTGACGAAGGTTTTAAAGAAACAAGGAATGAAAATTAACGCAAGCCACGGAGTTACTGCTGTTGAAAGAAAGGGTGACGAAGTTGTGGTAACAGCGACCAATAAAAAAGGAGAAGAGGTTACTTTTACGGGTGATTACTGTTTGGTAGCGGTAGGTCGTCGTCCGTATACCGAAGGATTGGCTTTAGAAAATGCGGGTGTAAAAGTTACTGAAAGAGGCATGGTTGAAGTAAATGATCACTTACAAACCAACGTTTCGAACATTTATGCCATTGGTGATGTAGTTCGTGGAGCGATGTTAGCACATAAAGCAGAAGAAGAAGGTGTGGTGGTTGCTGAATATTTAGCGGGACAAAAACCTCATATCGACTATAACTTAATTCCTGGAATTGTATACACATGGCCAGAAGTAGCGGCTGTTGGTAAAACTGAAGACGAATTAAAAGAAGCTAAGGTGGATTACAAAGTAGGAAAATTCTCTATGCGTGCCTTAGGACGTTCTCGTGCGAGTGGAGATTTAGACGGATTTGTAAAAGTTTTGGCTGATAAAAATACCGATGAAATTTTAGGAGTACACATGGTAGGTGCTCGTGTTGCCGACTTAATTATGGAAGCAGCCGTAGCGATGGAATACAGAGCTTCTGCGGAAGATTTAGCACGTATTTGTCATGGACACCCAACCTACTCTGAAGCGGTAAAAGAAGCCGCGAAAGCTGCTTGGGACGGACAACCTTTAAATGCTTAA